A single Musa acuminata AAA Group cultivar baxijiao chromosome BXJ2-1, Cavendish_Baxijiao_AAA, whole genome shotgun sequence DNA region contains:
- the LOC135597946 gene encoding cation/H(+) antiporter 15-like: MPFEEELFLRTIYERARSIYCSRAIMTTSDGVWLNDNPFHFSLPILLFQLTVIFVVCKLTHAVLRRLGQPLIISQIMAGIIVGPDMLSRNLKFQYLIYEPQSYEQLSIVGIFGCIMYFFVVGVKADLGLIPKVGKKPVAIALFCTLLPVVSVYITATALRHKIPPPNSTSSAPSSAASCINTYVLSVKIGSPLRGLEALSCLAALVVIIMFVLRPLVLWLIRRTPEGALLDEASFVAVLLMAFVCALLAGIIGYDVFTGPFFFGLVLPGGAPLGATLVERMDRMVMGLFLPVAIVQAGTRMRMLLLTDTLRWGLFELFLVICVVSKFLGVILPCLYCKMPHRDTVSLALMMTTKGIYEIVAATLWQDDRILYDEEYTITLLTVLVFGGGTAPMVKYLYRPEDRYVAYKRRTLQHAKPGDELRVLACIHEQDNVNTALALLQASGHSHDSPIYVYVLHLRRLIGRTDAVLDPHKRRNETFSSVSALSQSDHIVNAFRQFEQQHSDGVWVLP; encoded by the exons ATGCCGTTCGAAGAGGAACTCTTCCTCAGGACAATATATGAGAGGGCGAGGTCCATCTACTGCTCCCGTGCCATCATGACCACCTCCGATGGCGTCTGGCTCAACGACAACCCCTTCCACTTCTCCCTGCCCATCCTCCTCTTCCAGCTCACCGTCATCTTCGTCGTCTGCAAACTTACGCACGCCGTCCTCCGCCGCCTCGGTCAACCCCTCATCATCTCTCAGATCATG GCGGGCATCATAGTAGGCCCTGATATGCTCAGCCGGAACCTGAAGTTTCAGTATCTGATCTATGAGCCGCAGAGCTACGAGCAGCTCAGCATCGTCGGCATCTTCGGCTGCATCATGTACTTCTTCGTGGTCGGTGTGAAGGCGGACCTGGGGCTGATCCCCAAGGTGGGCAAGAAGCCGGTGGCCATCGCCTTGTTCTGCACCCTTCTTCCCGTCGTGTCCGTCTACATCACGGCCACCGCCCTGAGGCACAAGATCCCTCCCC CGAACTCAACCTCCTCAGCTCCAAGCTCGGCCGCCTCCTGCATCAACACCTACGTTCTGAGCGTCAAGATCGGCTCCCCGCTGAGGGGGTTGGAGGCGCTATCCTGCCTCGCTGCCTTAGTGGTGATCATCATGTTCGTCTTGAGGCCGCTGGTGCTGTGGCTCATAAGGCGGACGCCGGAGGGGGCACTCCTGGACGAGGCCAGCTTCGTGGCGGTGCTGCTGATGGCGTTTGTGTGCGCGTTGCTGGCCGGGATCATCGGGTACGACGTCTTCACGGGGCCCTTCTTCTTCGGGCTGGTGCTGCCGGGGGGAGCCCCGTTGGGGGCGACGCTGGTGGAGCGCATGGACAGGATGGTGATGGGGTTGTTTCTGCCCGTCGCCATCGTTCAAGCCGGGACGAGGATGAGGATGTTGCTGCTCACCGACACCTTGCGCTGGGGCCTCTTCGAACTCTTTCTGGTGATCTGCGTGGTGTCCAAGTTCCTGGGCGTCATCCTCCCCTGCCTCTACTGCAAGATGCCGCACCGCGACACCGTCTCCCTGGCGCTCATGATGACCACCAAGGGCATCTACGAAATAGTGGCCGCCACGCTGTGGCAGGATGACCGT ATTCTGTATGACGAGGAGTACACCATCACCCTCCTCACCGTCCTCGTCTTCGGCGGCGGCACCGCCCCCATGGTCAAGTACCTGTACCGGCCGGAAGATCGCTACGTGGCCTACAAGCGCCGCACTCTGCAGCACGCCAAGCCCGGGGACGAGCTCCGCGTCCTCGCATGCATCCACGAGCAGGACAACGTCAACACCGCCCTCGCCCTCCTCCAGGCCTCCGGCCACTCCCACGACTCGCCCATCTACGTCTACGTCCTCCACCTCCGCCGTCTCATCGGCCGGACCGACGCCGTCCTCGATCCCCATAAGCGCCGCAACGAGACCTTCTCCTCGGTCTCCGCCCTCTCGCAGTCCGACCACATTGTGAACGCCTTCCGGCAGTTCGAGCAGCAGCACTCGGACGGCGTCTGGGTCCTCCCTTAA
- the LOC135597945 gene encoding small ribosomal subunit protein uS15-like, with the protein NNTRCHSLYRSQSPKRPPHRRCRGLCRFSYILRPVTSGRRRHGSHAQPRKGKPPSWLKISAQDVEESICKFAKKGLMPSQIGATLRDSHGIAQVKSVTGSKILRILKAHGFAPDTPEDLYRLI; encoded by the exons AACAACACCCGATGTCACAGTCTGTACAGATCGCAAAGCCCTAAACGGCCGCCGCATCGGCGCTGTCGAGGGTTGTGCCGTTTCAGCTACATTCTGCGGCCGGTGACGAGCGGCCGCCGTCGCCATGGGTCGCATGCACAGCCGCGG AAAGGGAAGCCCCCGAGTTGGCTTAAGATCTCTGCTCAAGAC GTGGAGGAGAGCATCTGCAAGTTTGCGAAGAAGGGGCTGATGCCGTCACAGATCGGTGCCACACTTCGTGACTCTCATGGAATAGCCCAGGTCAAGAGTGTGACAGGGAGCAAGATCCTCAGGATTCTCAAGGCTCATG ggtttgcaccggatACGCCGGAGGATTTGTACCGCCTGATTTAG
- the LOC103995353 gene encoding cation/H(+) antiporter 15-like, which produces MATAAGREPPEDGFPGTPTAAMKSIDCYPAMLTTSAGIWLGDNPLRFSLPILFYQIIIIFVVSNLTHVVLARLRQPLVMSQIVAGMLLGPNFLGRNMWLPKELFPRQSFEQLETIAVFSMMIFLFVIGVKADLGMIPKAGKKAVFIAVLGTLLPYVSVYGMVTALKHELPPRFRNTPLLLVMSDKWCLTSYAVLSCFLSDLDLLTSKLGRLAMSATLIADFIHLFADACIGTYLLAAKQGDPMKGITGPVAFFGMVGFIMLIMRPLVLWLIRRTPEGALLSEASQVAVLLMALACGLMSSIIGFDFFAGPFFFGLVLPGGAPLGTTLVERVRLVTGLLMPVSMALAGLRMDLASVTEPAQWAWLEGFMVLCVVAKFVGVILPCAYCNMPHRESVSLALMMITKGIYEVGNALGWRQAQLVDDQLYTVIIISIFVFGGSTAPLVKYLYRPEDRYVAFKRRTLQHATPDDELRILACVHGQDNVNPVLALLEATGPSPDAPICVYLLHLIQLVGRADAVIHLHKIKNATTSSWATTQSESDRIANAFRLFEKQYPGGISVLPYVSISPYSTMHDDICCLALDKKTTLVIVPFHKRIGDDDSISSANDAIQAVNLNVLQYAPCSVGIFVEHGLSDGASLLHHVAVYFLGGADDREALAYGVRMVERAAASLTVVRFLPPKEWREDGWEERLDDKMLMQYRQEWVDEKRVMYREEEAKDGEAMVRVIHETSPEFSLLIVGRREGKESLMTAGMSMWSEYPELGVIGDMLASTDFGGEASTLVVQQQRRVTGEQSMDNLEPTPIHIGKRVVPRDEDDDY; this is translated from the exons ATGGCCACCGCTGCCGGCCGGGAACCTCCCGAGGACGGGTTCCCCGGAACCCCGACCGCGGCGATGAAGTCCATCGACTGCTACCCTGCCATGTTGACCACCTCCGCCGGCATATGGCTCGGCGACAACCCCCTCCGCTTCTCCTTGCCCATTCTATTCTACCAgatcatcatcatcttcgtcGTCTCCAACCTTACGCACGTCGTCCTCGCCCGTCTCCGCCAACCCTTGGTCATGTCTCAGATCGTG GCAGGCATGCTGTTAGGCCCCAATTTCCTTGGCCGGAACATGTGGCTTCCGAAGGAACTCTTTCCCCGTCAGAGCTTTGAGCAGCTGGAGACCATCGCCGTCTTCTCCATGATGATCTTCCTCTTCGTAATCGGAGTGAAGGCGGACCTGGGCATGATCCCCAAGGCGGGCAAGAAGGCGGTGTTCATCGCCGTGCTCGGCACCCTGCTTCCCTACGTGTCCGTCTACGGCATGGTCACGGCGCTGAAGCACGAGTTGCCGCCCCGCTTCCGGAATACTCCCCTTCTCCTCGTCATGTCCGACAAATGGTGCCTGACGTCCTACGCCGTCCTCTCCTGCTTCCTCAGCGACCTCGACCTCCTGACCTCCAAACTCGGCCGCCTGGCCATGTCGGCCACCCTCATCGCCGACTTCATCCACCTGTTCGCTGACGCCTGCATCGGCACCTATTTGCTGGCCGCGAAGCAGGGCGACCCGATGAAGGGCATCACGGGCCCCGTGGCCTTCTTTGGCATGGTGGGGTTCATCATGTTAATCATGCGGCCGCTGGTGCTCTGGCTCATACGGCGGACGCCGGAGGGGGCACTTCTCAGCGAGGCCAGCCAAGTGGCGGTGCTGCTGATGGCGCTGGCCTGCGGGTTGATGAGCTCGATCATCGGGTTCGATTTCTTCGCGGGGCCTTTCTTCTTCGGGCTGGTGCTGCCGGGGGGAGCGCCGCTGGGGACGACGTTGGTGGAGCGCGTCAGGTTGGTGACGGGGTTGCTGATGCCGGTGTCCATGGCGCTCGCCGGGTTGAGGATGGACCTGGCGTCGGTGACCGAACCCGCCCAGTGGGCGTGGCTCGAGGGGTTCATGGTGTTATGCGTCGTGGCCAAGTTCGTGGGCGTCATCCTGCCCTGCGCCTACTGCAACATGCCGCACCGCGAGTCCGTCTCCCTCGCCCTCATGATGATCACCAAGGGCATTTATGAAGTAGGAAACGCTCTCGGGTGGAGACAGGCTCAG CTCGTCGATGACCAGCTCTATACCGTGATCATCATCTCCATTTTCGTCTTCGGCGGCAGCACCGCCCCACTGGTCAAGTACTTGTACCGGCCGGAGGATCGCTACGTGGCATTCAAGCGCCGCACTCTCCAGCACGCCACGCCCGACGACGAGCTCCGCATCTTGGCGTGCGTCCACGGGCAGGACAACGTCAACCCCGTTCTCGCCCTCCTCGAGGCCACCGGCCCCTCCCCCGACGCGCCCATCTGCGTCTACCTCCTCCACCTCATCCAGCTCGTCGGCCGCGCCGACGCCGTCATTCACCTCCACAAAATCAAGAACGCCACCACGAGCTCCTGGGCCACCACGCAGTCGGAGTCCGACCGCATCGCCAACGCCTTCCGCTTGTTCGAGAAGCAGTACCCGGGCGGCATCTCGGTCCTCCCGTACGTCTCCATCTCCCCTTACAGCACCATGCACGACGACATCTGCTGCCTCGCCCTCGACAAGAAGACCACCCTCGTCATCGTCCCATTCCACAAGCGCATCGGCGACGATGACAGTATCAGCTCCGCCAACGACGCCATCCAGGCCGTCAACTTGAACGTCCTCCAGTACGCCCCTTGCTCCGTCGGCATCTTCGTCGAGCACGGGCTATCTGACGGCGCGTCGCTGCTGCACCACGTGGCGGTCTACTTCCTGGGCGGGGCCGACGACCGGGAGGCGCTGGCCTACGGCGTGCGCATGGTGGAGCGCGCCGCCGCCTCGCTGACGGTTGTGCGCTTCCTCCCGCCCAAGGAGTGGCGGGAAGACGGATGGGAGGAGAGGCTCGACGACAAGATGCTAATGCAATACCGGCAGGAGTGGGTGGACGAGAAGCGGGTGATGTACAGGGAGGAGGAGGCAAAGGACGGGGAGGCGATGGTGAGGGTGATCCATGAGACGAGCCCCGAGTTCAGCTTGCTGATCGTGGGTCGGAGGGAGGGGAAGGAGTCGCTGATGACGGCGGGGATGTCGATGTGGAGCGAGTACCCGGAGCTGGGGGTCATCGGGGACATGCTGGCATCGACGGACTTCGGCGGCGAGGCGTCGACGCTAGTGGTGCAGCAACAACGGAGGGTGACGGGAGAGCAGTCAATGGATAACCTCGAGCCCACTCCGATTCACATTGGGAAACGGGTGGTACCGCGAGACGAAGACGATGATTACTAA
- the LOC103995343 gene encoding cation/H(+) antiporter 15-like, protein MATAAGGERPKDVDAGATAAGPKAIYCYHAMLATSAGVWLGDNPFRFSLPLLFYQIIIIFVVSNLTHAVLRRLGQPLVISQIVAGLLLGPNFLGRNLWFSRVLFAHRSFQQLQIISIVSTMIFVFVVGVKADLGMIPRVRKKALSIAVLGTLLPYVSVYGMAAALRPQMPPRFANSSIFIVLARTWCISSYTVVSCLLRELNLVASRLGRLAMSAILMADFIHVFADACVGTYLMPNTQGAPLNGFSAICSFLGLVVIVMFIMRPLVLWFIRQTPEGALLSGVNFVAVLLMALASGLMTHIFGFHYYMGPFFFGLVLPGGAPLGTTLVDRLEALVTGVLLPVTMAIAGMHTDLTLMADPRQWGWLGGFLVLAVVTKFVGVILPCVYSRMPHRETVTLGLMMISKGIYELGTAVGWRETEIVDSNLYTVLVVSILVLGGGTAPLIKYLYRPEDHYVAHKRRTLQHAMPGDELRVLACIHEQDNVNPVLALLEASGPFHDAPICVYLLHLMQLVGRSDAVLHPYKLKNSSSGSSATALSESDHIVNAFRLFQKQYPDGISVLPYVCISPYSTMHDGVCCLAHDKKATLVIVPFHKHIIADGSISSASSAVQAVNLNILRYAPCSVGILIDHGSSDGGLLVHRVAVYFVGGPDDREALAYGVRMADHAAAELTVVRFLLPKEWRAGGREERIDDRVLMHFQRERVDGKRVVYREEVVKDGEGTVAVIRKTSHEFSLLIVGRRQGEESPVTAGMSMWNEYPELGVMGDMLASTDFGGQASTLVVQQQKRVIRTQSTDDPETTRPRTRTPTPTPTPTPTGKRVVPREDDDY, encoded by the exons ATGGCGACCGCTGCCGGCGGCGAACGTCCCAAGGACGTCGACGCCGGAGCCACGGCCGCAGGACCCAAGGCAATCTACTGCTACCATGCCATGTTGGCCACCTCGGCGGGCGTGTGGCTCGGCGACAACCCCTTCCGCTTCTCCTTACCCCTTCTGTTCTACCAgatcatcatcatcttcgtcGTCTCTAACCTTACGCACGCCGTCCTGCGCCGGCTCGGGCAACCCCTGGTCATCTCTCAGATCGTG gcgggcttgcTACTGGGGCCTAACTTCCTCGGCCGGAACTTGTGGTTCTCGAGGGTGCTCTTCGCCCACCGTAGCTTTCAGCAGCTCCAGATCATCTCCATCGTGTCGACGATGATCTTCGTATTCGTGGTCGGCGTGAAGGCGGACCTTGGCATGATCCCCAGGGTTCGGAAGAAGGCGTTGTCCATCGCCGTGCTCGGCACCCTGCTTCCCTACGTGTCCGTCTACGGCATGGCCGCAGCCCTGAGGCCCCAGATGCCGCCCCGCTTCGCGAATAGCTCCATTTTCATCGTCCTGGCCAGAACATGGTGCATCAGCTCCTACACAGTCGTGTCCTGCCTCCTCCGCGAGCTCAACCTCGTGGCCTCCAGGCTCGGCCGCCTGGCCATGTCGGCCATCCTCATGGCCGACTTCATCCATGTGTTCGCTGACGCCTGCGTCGGCACCTACCTGATGCCCAATACGCAGGGCGCACCTCTGAACGGCTTCTCAGCGATCTGCTCCTTCCTTGGCTTGGTGGTGATCGTCATGTTCATCATGCGGCCGCTGGTGCTCTGGTTCATTAGACAGACGCCGGAGGGGGCACTTCTCAGCGGCGTCAACTTCGTGGCGGTGCTGCTGATGGCGCTGGCCAGCGGGCTGATGACCCATATTTTCGGGTTCCATTACTACATGGGACCCTTCTTCTTCGGGCTGGTGCTGCCAGGGGGAGCGCCGCTGGGGACGACGTTGGTGGATCGCCTGGAAGCCCTCGTGACCGGGGTGCTGCTGCCGGTGACCATGGCGATCGCCGGGATGCACACGGACTTGACGTTGATGGCTGACCCCAGGCAGTGGGGGTGGCTCGGGGGGTTCCTGGTGCTGGCGGTCGTGACCAAATTCGTGGGAGTCATCCTGCCCTGCGTCTACAGCAGAATGCCGCACCGGGAGACCGTCACCCTGGGGCTCATGATGATCTCCAAGGGCATCTACGAGTTGGGAACCGCTGTCGGGTGGAGGGAAACCGAG ATTGTGGATTCCAATCTTTACACCGTACTCGTCGTCTCCATTCTCGTCCTCGGCGGCGGCACCGCCCCGCTGATCAAGTACTTGTACCGGCCGGAGGATCACTACGTGGCCCACAAGCGCCGCACTCTGCAGCACGCCATGCCCGGCGACGAGCTCCGCGTCCTCGCATGCATCCACGAGCAGGATAACGTCAACCCAGTCCTCGCCCTCCTGGAGGCCTCCGGCCCCTTCCACGACGCGCCCATCTGCGTCTACCTCCTCCACCTCATGCAGCTCGTTGGCCGCTCCGATGCCGTCCTACACCCCTACAAGCTCAAGAACTCTTCCTCGGGCTCCTCGGCCACCGCACTCTCGGAGTCCGACCACATCGTCAACGCCTTCCGCTTGTTCCAGAAGCAGTACCCCGACGGCATCTCCGTCCTCCCTTACGTTTGCATCTCCCCTTACAGCACCATGCACGACGGCGTCTGCTGCCTCGCCCACGACAAGAAGGCCACGCTGGTCATCGTCCCCTTCCACAAGCACATCATCGCCGATGGCAGCATCAGCTCCGCGAGCTCCGCCGTCCAGGCCGTCAACTTAAACATCCTCCGGTACGCCCCATGCTCCGTCGGCATCCTCATCGACCACGGATCCTCCGACGGCGGGCTGCTGGTGCATCGCGTGGCGGTCTACTTCGTGGGCGGACCCGACGACCGTGAGGCGCTGGCCTATGGCGTGCGTATGGCGGACCACGCGGCCGCCGAGCTGACGGTGGTGCGCTTCCTCCTACCCAAGGAGTGGCGGGCGGGAGGGCGGGAGGAGAGGATCGACGACAGGGTGCTGATGCACTTCCAACGGGAGCGGGTGGACGGGAAGCGGGTGGTGTACAGGGAGGAGGTGGTGAAGGACGGGGAGGGAACGGTCGCGGTGATCCGCAAGACGAGTCACGAGTTCAGCCTACTGATCGTGGGGCGGAGACAGGGGGAGGAGTCGCCGGTGACAGCGGGTATGTCGATGTGGAACGAGTACCCGGAGCTGGGGGTCATGGGGGACATGCTGGCCTCGACGGATTTCGGCGGCCAGGCGTCAACGCTGGTGGTGCAGCAGCAGAAGAGGGTGATCAGAACACAGTCGACAGATGACCCCGAGACCACTCGCCCTCGTACTCgcactcccactcccactcccactcccacgCCCACTGGGAAACGGGTGGTACCCCGAGAAGACGACGACTACTGA